The following coding sequences lie in one Glycine soja cultivar W05 chromosome 16, ASM419377v2, whole genome shotgun sequence genomic window:
- the LOC114389408 gene encoding abscisic acid receptor PYL9-like codes for MNGGESYGAIETQYIRRHHKHEPRENQCTSALVKHIRAPVHLVWSLVRRFDQPQKYKPFVSRCIMQGDLGIGSVREVNVKSGLPATTSTERLEQLDDEEHILGIRIVGGDHRLRNYSSIITVHPEVIDGRPSTMVIESFVVDVPDGNTRDETCYFVEALIRCNLSSLADVSERMAVQGRTDPINH; via the exons ATGAATGGTGGTGAATCTTATGGTGCTATTGAGACACAGTACATAAGAAGGCATCACAAACATGAACCAAGGGAAAACCAGTGCACCTCTGCACTTGTTAAACACATAAGAGCTCCTGTTCACCTT GTGTGGTCGCTGGTTAGAAGATTTGATCAACCTCAGAAATATAAACCATTTGTTAGCAGGTGTATCATGCAAGGGGACCTAGGCATTGGAAGCGTTAGAGAAGTGAATGTTAAATCTGGCCTTCCAGCCACAACAAGTACTGAGAGGTTGGAACAACTGGATGATGAGGAGCACATTCTTGGAATAAGGATAGTTGGAGGTGACCACAGGCTGAGG AACTATTCTTCCATAATCACCGTCCATCCGGAGGTCATTGATGGGAGACCCAGTACAATGGTGATTGAATCATTTGTGGTGGATGTGCCTGATGGGAACACCAGGGATGAAACTTGTTACTTTGTGGAGGCTTTGATCAGGTGTAACCTAAGCTCTTTAGCTGATGTCTCAGAGAGAATGGCCGTGCAAGGTCGAACCGATCCTATCAACCATTAA
- the LOC114389407 gene encoding pentatricopeptide repeat-containing protein At4g01030, mitochondrial-like, which produces MTFSFSFQYHSFMDNLAAPFHHLNPYFVHNPQTHMPPRSHSPSSISLGMSEAQLVSSPQFSPPKFSPFFHPFGEIRTLNSVRELHAQIIKMPKKRNLVTMDGSMMRNYLQFGDFESATKVFFVGFARNYLLWNSFIEEFASFGGDSHEILAVFKELHDKGVKFDSKALTVVLKICLALMELWLGMEVHACLVKRGFHVDVHLSCALINLYEKYLGIDGANQVFDETPLQEDFLWNTIVMANLRSEKWEDALELFRRMQSASAKATDGTIVKLLQACGKLRALNEGKQIHGYVIRFGRVSNTSICNSIVSMYSRNNRLELARVAFDSTEDHNSASWNSIISSYAVNDCLNGAWDLLQEMESSGVKPDIITWNSLLSGHLLQGSYENVLTNFRSLQSAGFKPDSCSITSALQAVIGLGCFNLGKEIHGYIMRSKLEYDVYVCTSLVDKYIKNDCLDKAEVVFHHTKNKNICAWNSLISGYTYKGLFDNAEKLLNQMKEEGIKPDLVTWNSLVSGYSMSGRSEEALAVINRIKSLGLTPNVVSWTAMISGCCQNENYMDALQFFSQMQEENVKPNSTTICTLLRACAGSSLLKIGEEIHCFSMRHGFLDDIYIATALIDMYGKGGKLKVAHEVFRNIKEKTLPCWNCMMMGYAIYGHGEEVFTLFDEMRKTGVRPDAITFTALLSGCKNSGLVMDGWKYFDSMKTDYNINPTIEHYSCMVDLLGKAGFLDEALDFIHAVPQKADASIWGAVLAACRLHKDIKIAEIAARNLLRLEPYNSANYALMMNIYSTFDRWGDVERLKESMTALGVKIPNVWSWIQVKQTIHVFSTEGKSHPEEGEIYFELYQLISEIKKLGYVLDINCVHQNIDDSEKEKVLLSHTEKLAMTYGLMKTKGGSPIRVVKNTRICHDCHTTAKYISLARNREIFLRDGGRFHHFMNGECSCKDRW; this is translated from the coding sequence ATGAcattttccttctcctttcaGTACCATAGCTTCATGGATAACCTAGCAGCACCTTTCCATCATCTTAATCCTTATTTTGTTCATAACCCACAAACACACATGCCGCCAAGAAGCCATTCACCCTCTTCAATTTCTCTTGGAATGTCAGAAGCTCAGCTTGTTTCTTCTCCTCAATTTTCCCCACCAAAATTTTCTCCATTCTTTCACCCTTTTGGTGAGATAAGAACCTTGAATTCTGTGAGGGAATTGCATGCCCAgattatcaaaatgccaaaaaagAGGAACTTGGTTACAATGGATGGAAGCATGATGAGAAACTACTTGCAATTTGGAGACTTTGAGTCAGCAACAAAGGTATTTTTTGTGGGTTTTGCAAGGAACTACCTTCTATGGAACTCTTTTATTGAGGAGTTTGCAAGTTTTGGAGGTGATTCACATGAGATTCTGGCGGTCTTCAAGGAATTGCATGATAAAGGAGTGAAATTTGACAGTAAAGCTCTCActgttgttctgaaaatttgTCTGGCTTTAATGGAGTTGTGGCTTGGGATGGAAGTTCATGCTTGTCTGGTTAAGAGAGGCTTCCATGTTGATGTACACTTGAGTTGTGCATTGATCAATCTCTATGAGAAATATTTGGGAATAGATGGGgcaaatcaagtttttgatgAGACCCCACTACAAGAAGATTTCTTGTGGAATACAATTGTTATGGCAAACTTGAGGAGTGAGAAGTGGGAGGATGCCTTGGAACTGTTCCGTCGAATGCAATCGGCTTCTGCCAAAGCCACTGATGGCACTATTGTCAAGCTGCTGCAAGCATGTGGAAAATTGAGAGCTCTCAATGAAGGGAAGCAGATTCATGGGTATGTTATAAGATTCGGAAGAGtgtcaaatacttcaatttgcAACTCTATAGTTAGCATGTACTCTAGGAACAATAGACTTGAACTAGCTAGGGTAGCTTTTGATTCAACTGAGGATCATAACTCGGCATCATGGAACTCGATAATTTCGAGTTATGCAGTCAATGACTGTTTGAATGGTGCCTGGGATCTCCTCCAAGAAATGGAATCTTCCGGCGTCAAACCAGACATTATAACTTGGAATTCTCTATTGTCTGGCCATCTTCTTCAGGGGTCATATGAAAATGTTCTCACCAATTTCCGGAGCCTGCAAAGCGCAGGCTTCAAGCCAGATTCATGTTCAATAACTAGTGCTCTACAAGCAGTCATTGGATTGGGTTGCTTTAATTTAGGGAAAGAAATCCATGGTTACATAATGAGAAGTAAGCTTGAGTATGATGTCTACGTTTGTACTTCTTTGGTGGATAAGTATATTAAGAACGATTGCTTAGATAAAGCTGAAGTAGTGTTCCAtcatacaaaaaacaaaaatatttgtgcCTGGAATTCATTGATATCTGGTTACACCTACAAGGGTTTGTTTGACAATGCTGAAAAGCTACTCAACCagatgaaggaggaaggaaTAAAACCTGATTTGGTGACATGGAATAGTTTAGTTTCAGGTTATTCAATGAGCGGCCGCAGTGAGGAAGCATTGGCTGTGATCAATCGGATCAAGAGTTTGGGATTAACTCCTAATGTGGTGTCCTGGACTGCTATGATATCAGGCTGTTGTCAAAATGAGAACTACATGGATGCCCTACAGTTTTTCAGCCaaatgcaagaagaaaatgtAAAACCTAACTCTACTACCATTTGCACACTTCTCCGGGCATGTGCAGGCTCATCACTGTTAAAGATAGGTGAAGAGATACACTGCTTCAGTATGAGACATGGGTTTCTGGATGACATATATATAGCCACAGCCCTCATTGACATGTATGGTAAGGGAGGAAAACTTAAAGTAGCCCATGAGGTTTTCAGGAATATTAAGGAGAAAACACTACCATGTTGGAATTGCATGATGATGGGATACGCTATTTATGGCCATGGGGAAGAGGTATTTACTCTATTTGACGAAATGCGCAAAACTGGTGTTAGACCTGATGCTATAACCTTCACAGCTCTTCTATCTGGCTGCAAGAATTCAGGTTTAGTTATGGATGGGTGGAAGTACTTTGACAGCATGAAGACAGATTACAATATTAATCCAACAATTGAGCACTACTCTTGCATGGTAGATCTTCTTGGAAAAGCTGGCTTTCTTGATGAAGCTTTGGATTTCATTCATGCCGTGCCACAAAAGGCAGATGCTAGTATTTGGGGTGCTGTTCTTGCAGCCTGCAGACTTCACAAAGACATTAAGATAGCGGAGATTGCCGCTAGGAATCTCTTAAGGTTGGAGCCATATAATTCTGCTAACTATGCGTTGATGATGAACATATATTCCACTTTTGACAGATGGGGGGACGTGGAGCGCCTTAAAGAGTCAATGACTGCCTTGGGGGTGAAAATCCCAAATGTTTGGAGTTGGATACAAGTTAAGCAGActattcatgtgttctccacagAAGGGAAATCACATCCAGAAGAAGGAGAAATATATTTTGAGCTGTATCAATTAATCTCAGAGATAAAAAAGCTGGGGTATGTACTTGATATTAATTGTGTGCATCAGAACATTGATGACAGTGAGAAGGAGAAGGTTCTGCTCAGTCACACAGAGAAGTTGGCTATGACATATGGACTGATGAAAACTAAAGGAGGGTCACCAATCAGGGTGGTGAAGAACACAAGAATTTGTCATGACTGTCACACAACAGCTAAGTACATTTCCTTGGCTCGAAACCGCGAGATTTTCCTCAGAGATGGTGGCCGTTTTCACCATTTCATGAATGGAGAATGCTCCTGCAAAGATCGCTGGTAA